From the genome of Vagococcus entomophilus:
TCCCTCCTTTGCAATAAAAATTCGGATAAAAGCTTGATTTATACTAGAAAAATGACTACTATTTAATAGAAAAGCGAAAACAATTGGGAAAATAGAAAGCGGAGGTCCTCATGTCGAAACATTATTTTGATCCTAGATTAAAAATCTTTGCCTTAAACTCTAACAAACCACTAGCAGAAAAAATTGCAAAAGCGGTTGGTGTGAAATTAGGGAAGTCATCTGTCAGCCAATTTAGTGATGGAGAAATTCAAATTAATATCGAAGAAAGTATTCGTGGTTCACATGTTTATTTGATCCAGTCTACAAGTTCACCTGTTAATGATAATCTGATGGAATTATTAATTATGATTGATGCGTTAAAACGTGCCAGTGCGAAAACAATTAATGTAGTCATGCCTTATTATGGATATGCTCGTCAAGATCGAAAAGCACGTTCACGTGAGCCAATCACAGCCAAATTAGTTGCCAATATGCTTGAGACAGCAGGAGTAACTAGAATGTTGACATTAGATTTACATGCTGTTCAAATTCAAGGATTTTTCGACATTCCAGTGGATCATTTGATGGCAGCTCCTCTTCTTGCAGATTACTTTATTGATCATGGTTATGTAGGAGACGATGTAGTGGTAGTTTCACCTGACCATGGTGGTGTTACTCGTGCTAGAAAACTTGCTGAAAGTTTGAAAGCGCCTATTGCGATTATTGACAAGCGTCGTCCAAAAGCAAATGTTGCTGAGGTAATGA
Proteins encoded in this window:
- a CDS encoding ribose-phosphate diphosphokinase produces the protein MSKHYFDPRLKIFALNSNKPLAEKIAKAVGVKLGKSSVSQFSDGEIQINIEESIRGSHVYLIQSTSSPVNDNLMELLIMIDALKRASAKTINVVMPYYGYARQDRKARSREPITAKLVANMLETAGVTRMLTLDLHAVQIQGFFDIPVDHLMAAPLLADYFIDHGYVGDDVVVVSPDHGGVTRARKLAESLKAPIAIIDKRRPKANVAEVMNIIGEVKGKKCILIDDMIDTAGTITLAANALKEAGAIEVYASCTHPVLSGPALQRIEDSAIEKLVVTDSINLSQERKIAKIDEVSVAGLIGDAIKRIHENKPVSPLFESKKRRTK